The Sulfitobacter sp. SK011 genome has a window encoding:
- a CDS encoding P-II family nitrogen regulator gives MKKIEAIIKPFKLDEVKEALQDVGVQGLSVIEVKGFGRQKGHTELYRGAEYVVDFLPKVKVEVVLDDDQVDAAIEAIVDAAKTEKIGDGKIFVSTIEQTIRIRTGETGSDAL, from the coding sequence ATGAAAAAGATCGAAGCGATCATCAAACCGTTCAAACTGGACGAAGTGAAAGAGGCCCTTCAGGATGTTGGCGTTCAGGGTCTGTCGGTCATTGAGGTCAAAGGTTTTGGCCGCCAAAAGGGCCACACTGAGCTCTACCGGGGGGCCGAATACGTTGTTGATTTCCTGCCCAAGGTAAAAGTTGAAGTGGTGCTGGACGACGATCAGGTCGATGCCGCCATCGAAGCCATTGTAGATGCTGCCAAAACCGAAAAAATCGGCGATGGCAAAATCTTTGTCTCCACAATCGAACAAACAATCCGCATCCGGACCGGCGAAACCGGGTCGGACGCGCTGTAA
- a CDS encoding NAD(P)H-hydrate dehydratase, with product MTELLTAAQMRQIEQTAIASGAVTGLELMERAGRGVVEAVFEEWPELAATSHRAVVLCGPGNNGGDGFVVARLLKEWGWEVEVFLYGDAEKLPQDAETNLKRWAELGEVRLLHAENVFKVARPDIVVDAVFGIGLTRALPDEVAQVLNQGGRAGWAKSHRIKTVAVDCPSGLNLDTGFIPFNGSPDDPDFDAWPKTLNSADLTVTFHSPKPGHYLSLGPTLCGALRLVDIGLYGEAQERVSIGTPPDTERARLVEPVFLGRPLPQRMWPNDQMGRSGPATHKYDRGHIMVFAGGVGRGGAGRMAARAALRVGAGLVTVLCPPAALQENACHLNAIMLRALRDPAALGEVADDRVTGFCLGPGLGVSENTRAMVGAVLARRATARDWRDPVVVLDADALSSFADCPDTLFEQTYGRTVLTPHLGEFDRLFPDLAQALRQGASKIDVTRQAAERAGCVVLLKGADTVIAEPGGGAAVHAAAYDRAAPWLATAGAGDVLAGMIAGLAGAPLASEVFSMAEVAAWLHVECARSFGPGLIAEDLPEELPKVFRHLSV from the coding sequence ATGACCGAACTGCTGACCGCCGCCCAGATGCGCCAGATCGAACAGACCGCAATTGCATCGGGTGCCGTAACCGGGCTGGAGCTGATGGAGCGGGCAGGGCGCGGCGTGGTCGAGGCGGTGTTTGAGGAATGGCCGGAACTGGCCGCGACCTCGCACCGGGCTGTGGTGCTGTGCGGGCCGGGGAATAACGGTGGTGACGGGTTCGTGGTGGCGCGGTTGTTGAAGGAGTGGGGTTGGGAGGTTGAGGTGTTTCTATACGGGGATGCGGAAAAGCTGCCGCAGGATGCTGAAACCAACCTCAAGCGATGGGCGGAATTGGGTGAAGTCCGCCTGTTGCATGCGGAAAATGTGTTCAAGGTGGCCCGACCGGATATTGTCGTGGACGCGGTGTTTGGCATCGGTTTGACGCGCGCCTTGCCGGACGAGGTCGCACAGGTCTTGAACCAAGGGGGCAGGGCAGGATGGGCCAAGAGCCACCGGATCAAAACAGTTGCAGTCGATTGCCCTTCGGGCCTCAATCTTGATACAGGTTTTATTCCATTCAACGGCTCTCCCGATGATCCCGATTTTGACGCCTGGCCCAAAACGCTGAACTCTGCCGATCTGACGGTCACCTTTCACAGCCCGAAACCGGGCCATTATCTGTCCCTCGGTCCTACACTATGCGGCGCATTGCGCCTCGTGGACATCGGGCTTTACGGCGAAGCGCAAGAGCGGGTCAGCATCGGCACGCCGCCAGATACTGAACGCGCGCGTCTGGTTGAGCCGGTCTTTCTGGGCAGGCCGTTGCCACAACGGATGTGGCCAAACGACCAAATGGGGCGATCTGGACCGGCGACCCATAAATATGACCGCGGTCATATCATGGTCTTTGCGGGGGGCGTCGGTCGGGGTGGGGCAGGACGGATGGCAGCGCGCGCGGCATTGCGCGTCGGTGCCGGGTTGGTGACCGTCCTGTGCCCGCCCGCCGCCTTGCAAGAAAACGCCTGCCATCTGAACGCCATCATGCTGCGTGCGCTGCGTGATCCTGCGGCGCTGGGCGAGGTTGCCGACGACAGGGTGACTGGTTTTTGCCTTGGCCCGGGACTTGGCGTGTCCGAAAACACGCGCGCAATGGTGGGTGCCGTTCTGGCCCGCCGCGCCACGGCGCGCGACTGGCGCGATCCGGTGGTCGTTCTGGACGCCGACGCGCTCAGCAGCTTTGCCGATTGTCCCGATACCTTGTTTGAACAGACCTACGGGCGCACGGTCCTGACACCACATTTAGGTGAATTTGACCGATTATTTCCCGATCTCGCGCAGGCGCTGCGCCAAGGCGCATCAAAGATCGACGTAACGCGGCAGGCAGCCGAACGCGCAGGTTGCGTTGTTTTGCTGAAAGGAGCCGACACCGTCATCGCCGAACCGGGCGGCGGGGCAGCGGTGCACGCGGCGGCGTACGATCGCGCCGCCCCGTGGCTTGCCACGGCCGGAGCGGGTGATGTTCTGGCCGGCATGATCGCGGGGCTGGCGGGTGCGCCCCTTGCGTCAGAAGTGTTTTCCATGGCCGAGGTCGCCGCATGGCTGCACGTCGAATGCGCCCGCAGCTTTGGTCCCGGCCTGATTGCCGAGGATCTGCCCGAAGAATTGCCGAAAGTGTTCCGGCATCTGAGTGTATAG